From Streptomyces sp. NBC_01551:
TCCCTGGCGGCGAGCCCCTCGGCCGGGCTGGCGACCGTGTCGGTCGACGTCAAGGGCGGTCCGGCCACGGTGACGCTCGAATGGTTCCTGGGCGACAGCCCGGGCGACCTGCGCCACGCCGACGGCTCGGAGTCCGTCCCGGTCCAGGCCGGCTCCACCACGCTGGAGCGTCGGCACGCCTTCACGCGCGGCAGCGGCTGCCACCTGACCGTGCGGGTGACCACCAAGCCTGGCGCCAAGGTCGCCACGGACTCACAGCCCATCCCCCGGTGCAAGCCCCCGGTGATCCTGGAGCCTCCGCGATGAGCGATCCCCGCGTCCCCGAGGACGACGACTACAGCGCCACGGTGCTCGGCAGCCACTGGATCAGCGGCCCGCCGCAGCGGCCCGCGGAGACGAAGCGGTTCGACACGCCCCAGGCCGTGTCCGGGGCGGTACCCGACCGTATCGAGGGGTCGCTGCTGCGGTTCGGGCCCGGGGTGACGGCGCAGATGCCGGGCACGCCGTTCCCGGTGGCCGTCGCGCCCGCCCCGCGTCGGCGTCGGGGGGCGGCCCTGCGCCGGTACGCCCTGGCGGCCGTGGTGCTGGCGGCGGTCCTCGCGTACCTGGGCTGGCAGCGGCTCGGCCCGGCGCTGGAGGTGCGGGAGGTGTCGGTGAGCACCGACCCGAAGGGTCCCGCCTGCGACACGGCGGCCGATGTGGTGGCCCTCGTACGGACGAACGGGCGCCCGGGAACCCTCACGTACCGCTGGGTGCGCAGCGACGGGACGCGCTCGGATCCGCTGACGGAGCGGGTGCCGAGCGGGCGGAAGGAGGCCACGCTGCACCTGCTGTGGACCTTCCAGGGGACGGGCACCTATCCCGCCAGGGCCGAGCTCGAACTGATCTCGCCCGCGAGCCGCACGGCCGCGGTGGAGTTCACGTACCGCTGCCGCCCGTAGCCGGCTCGGCCGATCGGCCGATGCGCGGGAGCGCCGGTTCCGTTCTTCCGGCCGAGGCGCCGGGGTGCCGTGCGCTGTTTCACTCGACCCGTCAGAACCGGGCGTGCGCCGTGATGTCCGCCGCGAACTCCCCCGTCATCGCCGGCGTCACCGTCGGCCGACACTGCGCCACCGCCGCCAGGTAGTCCGCGGTGCTCGCGCCCAGCTGCGCGGCCGCCGCGCCGCGCGCGCCCACCGCCTCCAGGTCCCGCTCGAACGACACCTGCGCCGCGATCCGCGCCGCGTGCTCGATGTCGGCCGGGGTGAACAGCTCGCTCGCCGCCACCAGCGCTGCCACGTCGACGTCCGCGCGGCCGGCCGTGTAGCGGCCCCAGATCGCGGCGCGGGCCCCGGCGTCCGGGGTGCCGATCGGGATCAGGTAGTCGAAGCGGCCGGGCCGCAGGAAGGCCGGGTCGAGGGAGCGGATGGAGTTGGTGGCGCAGACCAGCAGCCGCTCGCCGCCCTCCCGGAAGCCGGGTATCAGCTTGAGCAGCTCGTTGGTGACGCCGTGGATGCCGCCGGGCTGCGCGGGTTCGGTGCGTACGGGCGCGATCTCCTCGACCTCGTCGATGAAGACGAGCACCCGCTCCAGTTCGGCGATCCGGGCGAACGCGGTGCGCAGCGCGGCGGCCAGGTTGCCCTCGTCGGCCAGCCGGGACGGCAGCAGTTCCACGAAGGGCCAGCCCAGCCGGGAGGCGATGGCTCGGGCGAAGGTGGTCTTGCCCGTGCCGGGCGGGCCGAACAGGGTGATGGCGCGCGGCGGCTGCACGCCGTGTGCGGCGGCCCGTTCGGGCTCGGCGAGCGGCAGCACCACGCGCCGCTCGATCAGGTCCTTCTCCGTCTCCATGCCGGCGACCTTGGTCCAGAGGTCGTTCGCGAGGAAGCGTCCGCCGAGGTCGTCGAGGAGACCGGCGGCCGGTCCGTGCAGCGGCTCGGTCTTCTCGAAGTAGGCGACGGCGGGCTGGCGGGTGTAACCGGCGTTGAGCAGGCCCTCGCCGAGCAGGTCCTCCTCGGGCAGCACGTAGGCGATGCGGCCGACGCGGGCGGCGATCAGCCGCCGCTCCAGCTCGACGAGCAGGGCGCTGGCCAGGCCGCGGCCCCGCCAGCCGGCGGCGATCGCGATGCGCATCACCCAGGCCCGTTCCCCGGTGACGCAGGCGAGGGCGGCGCCGATCGGGACGCCCTGGTGGACGGCGACGACACAGGGCTGCCGGTCGGTCAGGGCGCTGATGCACTCGGCCAGCGAGAAGACGGACTCCTGGCCGAGTTCGGCCGTGGTGTCGATCAGGTGGACCACCGCGGCGAGATCGCTCTCGCGGTAGTCGTGGATGAGCCAGTTCACCGGGTACCGCCCCTCGTTCGTGCTCCTGCGGCGAGGCTAGGGGCGGGCGGGCCCGGCGCTCACGCGCCGCCGTGCACAACACACGTTCGATAAACCCTCCGTGGCGTCCATAGACTGGCCGCTTCCGCCGTCGCATCCCACCGAGGACCCGAGCTCTTTCATGACATCCCACATATCCACCGGACCCGCCTGGGCCCGCACCGGCCCGCGACGGCATCTCGGCTGGCTGGTACCGGTCGTGTGGACCCTGGCCCTCGGGCTGTGGGGGCTGTCGCGGCAGGACAGCGTCTGGCGGGACGAGGCGGCGACCTGGCAGGTGGCCGGCCGGTCGGCGGGCGAGATCTGGTCGATGCTCGGCAACGTGGACGCCGTGCACGGGCTGTACTACCTGCTGATGCACGGGCTCTTCGAGGTCTTCGGGGCGGGTACGGCGGTCCTGCGGCTGCCGTCGGTGCTGGCGGTGGCGGCGGCCGCGGCGTGCGTGGCGCTGATCGGGCGGCGGCTGGCCGGGTTCTGGGCGGGGCTCGGGGCCGGGCTGGCGCTGGGGCTGCTGCCCGCCGTGCAGTTCTACCTCCAGGAGGGGCGTCCGTACGCGCTGGTCGCGGCCGGGGCCGGGGTGTCGACGCTGCTGTTGGTGTCGCTGGGTGCGCAGGACCGGCCCGGGCGGCGGGTGTGGCCGCGCTGGACGGCGTACGGGCTGACGGTGCTGGTGTGCGCGCTGCTGAATTGGCTGTCGCTGCTGGTCCTGCCCGCGCACGCGGCGACCCTGTGGTGGGTGCGGACCGGGCGCGGGGTGTGGGGGCGCTGGCTGCTCGCCGCCGGGGCGGCCGGGGCGGGGGCGCTGCCGCTGATCCTGTTCAGCCGGAGCCAGTCCGACCAGGTGTCGTGGATACCGCCGCTGACCTGGCACATGCTGACGGGCCCCGGGATCCTGCTGGCGGTGGGCGCCCTGGGCGCGTGGGCGGACCGGTGGAACGGGCCGCGCGCCGCCGGCCGGCTGTCGGTTGCCTCGGTCGGGCTGCCGCTGCTGGCGGTGCCACAGCTGGGGCTGGTGGGGCTGTCGCTGGCGCAGCCGCTGTTCCTGGACCGGTACGTGCTGTTCAGCATGCTGGGTCTGGCCCTGCTGATCGGCGCGGCCCTGGGCGCGGCGGTACGGGCCTGCGCGCCGCGGTTCCCGACGGCGGCGACCCTGCTGGTGCCGGGCCTGGTCGGGGTCTCGGTGCTGGCGCTGCTTCCGGTGGAGCTGGGCAAGCGGGCCCCGGCCAGCCGGTTGGACGACGTCCTGGCGGTGGCCGGCGAGGTGGCCCGGCTGAAGCGGGACGGGGACGCGGTGCTGTTCGTGCCGGCGGCGCGGCGGGACACCGCGCTGGTGTCGCCGGAGGCGTTCGCGGGGCTGTCGGACGTGGCGCTGGCGCGGACTCCGGTGGCCTCGGCGACCCTCAAGGGCGAGGAGGCGGGTCCGGAGCGGATCCGGGCGGAGCTGCTCGGCCGGCAGCGGGTGCTGCTGGTGACGGACTCGGCGAAGGTGGCGAAGCCGTCGGGCGCGGCCCGGGACCGGGAGAAGGCGGCCGTGCTGAGGGAGCACTTCACCCCGGTCGAGGACCGTCAGGTCCGGGGGCGCCGGGTGACGGTGTACGAACGCCGCTAGAGGGCCCTGATCAGGAGGTTTCGGCTGTGTCCGGGTTTTCCCTCTGCGCCGGGGCATTCCGGACGTACGGCGCGCGGTTCCCGGGATTCACAGCGAATTCTTATGGAATATCGAGCTCCGGACACAGTTTCGCGGGGAAGGCTCGGGTGCATGATCCAGCACCTGCTCCCCCGTGCCTGTGACATCGCCCGCACCCCTCGGCGGCGGGCGTCCACGATCCTGCCCGCGCTCGCCGCGGTCGCCGCGCTGCTCAGCGTGCCCGACGCTTCGGCGGCGCCCGCGCTCGGCGTGACCGCGCAGGCCGCGCCGAGCGCGGCCGCCGCCCGGGTGGGACCGCTGTTCGAGGGGAGTCTCGACGGCGGCCACTTCTGCACCGCCTCCGTCGTCCGCAGCGACTACGGCGACGTGATCGCCACCGCCGCGCACTGCCTGGACGGCCTCGACGACCCGGAGAACACCGTCTTCGCCCCGGGCTACCACGACGGCGTGGCCCCGTACGGACTCTGGAGGATCACCGGCAGCCACATCGCCCCGGGCTGGACCGAGGGCGAGGACCCGAACGACGACATAGCCTTCGCCACGGTCGCCCCGCTCGGCGGCGCGGAGGGACAGAACGTCCAGGACCTGGTGGGCGGCTTCCCGATGGCCGTCACCCGCTCCGCCGACCCCACCGTCACGGTGCTCGGCTACCCGAGCAGCCGGGAGACCCCGCTGCGCTGCGCCAACGTCACCAGCCTGCTGTCCGACTCCCAGCGCCGGATCGACTGCCCGGCCCTCAGCGGCGGCACCAGCGGCAGCCCGTGGCTGGTGGGCGGCGCGGTCGCCGGGGTGCTCGGCGGCTACGAGGGCGGCGGCACGGACCCGGACGTCTCGTACAGCGCGGTGCTGGGCGAGGAGGCCCTGGACCTCTACCGTGAAGTGGCCGTCTCGCAGGACTGACCGCCGGGCGACGCGCTACTGCGCGATCTGCGCCGGCGCCTCGAACCACGTCGGCTCGTCGCGCAGGGCCCGGTCGATGCGGTCCAGGGCGAACGGCTCCAGCGGCGGCAGGGCGTCCCTCTCGAACCAGGCCACCTCCAGCGACTCGTGGTCGTTGGCCCGCGCCTCGCCGCCCGTCGCCCGGCAGCGGAAGGTGATGTCCTGGAACTGGCAGACGTCCCCGTTGGGGTACGTCACCGGCGCCAGCATCTGTACGAGGACCACCCGCTCGGGGACGCAGCGCACCGCCGTCTCCTCGTACACCTCGCGCACCGCGGTCTCGGCGGGCTGCTCCCCCGGCTCGGCGATGCCGCCGATCACGGACCACCGCCCGGTGTCGGAGCGGCGGCCGAGCAGCACCCGGCCCCCGTCGTCGAGGACGACGGCGGTGACACCGGGCAGTAGGAGCAGCCGTTTCCCGGCGGTGGCACGGATCTCGCGGATGAATTCGGGAGTGCTCATCCTCCGACCCTACGAGGTCCCCCGGACCTACGAGGACCTCCGACCGCCGGCCCTACGAGGAGGACCGGCGACCGCCGGCTCACGAGGCCGTCGGCGCCTGCGGGCCGGCAGCGCGCCGGGACCGGATGCGCCGGGTCAGGACCCAGCCGAGCCCGCCGCCGGCGATCGCGAGCAGGACGTACTCGGGCAGCGGCCCGAAGCGGGTGGCCGGGGTCTCGGTGGAGCGCAGCGGGATCTCGGCGACGAGCGCGTCGGCGGTGAACATCTCGGTCTGCGCCACGATCGTGCCGTCGGGGCGGATCACGGCGCTGACGCCGCTGGTGACGGGGACCAGGACGGTCCGGCTGTGCTCGACGGCGCGGATCCGGTCCATGGCGAGCTGCTGGTAGGTCATCTGGGACCGGCCGAAGGTGGCGTTGTTGCTGGGGACGGCGATGACCTGGGCGCCCGCCCGGACCGTGGAGCGCACGGCGTCGTCGAAGGCGGCCTCGTAGCAGGTGACCATGCCGACGCCGCTGCCCGCCATGTCGAAGACGCCGGGCTCCTTGCCGGGGCCGAAGTCGCGGCGCACCCGGTCCACGTCGGCGCTGAAGATCCGGACGAAGGAGCGCATCGGCATCCGCTCGCCGAAGGGCTGGATCTTGCGCTTGTCGTAGGTGTCCGTGGGGCCCTTGACCGGATCCCAGAGGATCATCGTGTTGCGCAGCGGCCCGGTGTCGGGGGCCAGTACGGAGCCGATCGCGACGGGCACGCCGATGGCCTTGACCGCCTTGTCGATGACCTCGTAGGCGTCGGGCTGGGTGAAGGGGTCGATGTCGGAGGAGTTCTCCGGCCAGACCACGAAGTCGGGCTTCGGGGCGCGCCCGGCCTTGACGTCCTCGGCGAGTTCGATCGTGCGCTTGGCGTGGTTGTCGAGGACCGCGCGGCGCTGGGCGTTGAAGTCGAAGCCGGCACGCGGGACGTTGCCCTGGATCACGGCGGCGACGGCGGTGCCGTCCTCGGCGGAGTCGGAGACCAGCGGCCGGGCGGCGAGGGCCGCGCCGATCGGGGCGGCGACGGTGAGGGCGGCGAGGACGGCGGTCGCCCGGCGGGGGTGGTCGCGGGCGATGCGCAGGGCCTCGTAGAGCCCGAATCCGCACAGGACGACGGCGAAGGAGAGCAGCGGGGTGCCGCCGAGGGCGGCGAGCGGCAGGAAGAGGCCGTCGGCCTGGCCGAAGGCGAGCTTGCCCCAGGGGAACCCGCCGAAGGGGGCGCGGGCGCGCAGGGCCTCGCCGGCGATCCAGACGGCCGCGGCCCACAGCGGTCGGCCGGGGAGCCGGCTGACGAGGGCAATACCGAGGCCGGTCAGGCCGATCAGGAGCGCTTCGAGCGTGACGAGGGCCAGCCACGGGACGGGGCCGACGCCCTCGCTGGTCCAGACGAGCAGCGGCAGCAGGTAGCCGAGGCCGAACAGGAAGCCGAGGCCGAAGCCCGCGCGGGCGCGGCGGCCGTGGAGGCAGCCGGCGAGCAGGGCGAGCGCGAAGGGCGCCAGCCACCACAGGGGGCGGGGCGGGAAGCTCGCGTACAGCAGCGCGCCGGCGAGGACGGCCAGGACGGGGCGCGCGAACCGGGCGACCGCACGGGAGCCGGTTGCGCTCCGCTCGCCGACGGGCGGCTCGACCCCGGTCCCGGGCTCGGGCGCGAGGTCGGTGCTGGCTGCCGCGGAGGGCTGCGGGGGCTCGTTCCCGGCCGCGCGGGTGACACTGCTGCTCATCTGGCGGAGTGTACGTCCCCGCCTGCCGGAGACCGGTAAACGCCTCAGCGGGCGAGGGCGCGCAGATGCGTACGGATGACCCGGACCGCGTTCTCGGCGTCGTCGACGGTGACGGTGAACAGCTTCCCGTCGTCGAGACGCAGCTCCACTCCCTCGCCCCGCCGGACGATCACGGCGGTGCCCTTCTCGGGGCGCCAGCGGTAGCCCCAGCCGCCCCACTGCTGGGGGGTGATCCGGGGCACGAACTCGGCCGACGTCACCTCCGCCAGCGAGATCCGGCGGCGCGGCAGCCCTATGTGGCCGCAGCGGACCACCAGGGCCTCGGAGTCGACCGTGACGGCGACGTGGACGAAGGCGAGGGTCCCGTAGAGGATGAGCAGGCCCACGGCGAGGCAGCCGATCACGGACATCAGCAGCGGGGCGATGCCCCCGGTCCACGAGGAGCCGACGGCCAGCGCGATGCCGAGCGCCAGACAGGCCGCACCGGCTGCGGCGAGCAGCCACTGCGCGCGGTTGGAGGCCCGGCCCGTCCACAGCGGACCAGGGGGGTGCACCGTCATGTGTAGCAGCGTACTCACGTTCCGCATGGCCGCCACCGCCTCTGCGCCGGTCGGTTCAGCAAGCCGCCTGCCGACGGTTGACCTCAAGCGAACTTGCGGTTCTACGGTCACGAACATGACCACTCACGAGGCAGTACAGACGGCCGTTCCGGAGCGCTACCGCACCGCCGTGGTGTCACACGTCATGGTGTCCGACGCGGACGCGGCGATCTCCTTCTACACCGAGGCCTTCGGCGCGACCGAGGAGTTCCGGCTGGGCCACCCGGAGGGCGGAGTGATGCACGCCGAGATCCGGATCGCCGGGGCCGTCCTGATGCTGGGCGACGTCTCCGAGGGCCCGTTCGCGGCGCCCTCGGCGCTCGGCGGGACGTCCGTGGCCCTGCACGTCTTCGTCCCGGACGTGGACGCGCTCACCCGCAGGGCCGTGGCGGCGGGCGCCGAGCTGGTGCGTGCCCCGGAGGACCAGTTCCACGGCGACCGCAACGTCATCCTCCGCGACCCCTTCGGACACGTCTGGGTGTTCATGACGCACCTGGAGGACCTCTCCGAGGAGGAGCTCGCGCGTCGGCTCGCGCAGGCGCAGGCACAGGCACAGCCCTAGGCGTAGGCGTAGGCCGAGGGCCGCGGGGGCTTCAGCCGGCCAGCAGGCTCACGAGCACGTCGCGCAGGGCGCGGACCGGCTGCGCGACGCGGCCGTCGCGGTGCCGGCGGAACGGCGCGATCCCGCACCTGCTGACCGGGGCCCCGCAGACCCTCGCCGCGGCCGGCCTCGACGACCTGGAAGGCTTCGCACGCGCGGTGCTGGCCCGCGCATACCCCGAACCATCCGAGGAGCAACCGTGATCACCCGACTCGACCGCGCCGTGGGCGCCGTACTGGGCTCGGCCGTCGGCGACGCGCTGGGCGCTCCCTACGAGTTCGGCCCGGCCGGGGAGTTGACCGCGCGCGGCGCGGAGATGTGCGCGGGCGGCGGCTGGGATCCGGGTGAGGCCACCGACGACACGCAGATGGCGGTCCTGGTCGGCGAGTCGCTGCTGGAGCACGGCGGACTCGAACTCCCGGATGCCTTCGGGCGGTTCCAGCGCTGGGCGGCCGGACACCCCAAGGACATCGGGCTCCAGACGGAGGACGTGCTCACCAACGGGCAGCCCTGGGACCTGGCCGCCGCGGTGCACTTCCAGGTCAACTCCCGTGCTGCGGGCAACGGTTCGCTGATGCGGGCCTCCACCTCGGCGGTGTACTTCGCCGCCGCCGGGCGGGATGAGTCGATGGACGCCGCCCGGCGGATCTCGGCGCTGACGCACGGCGACCGGGCCGCCTGGGAAGGCACCGCGATCCTGCACGAGCTGGTACGGGTCTGCCTGGACGGCTCCGATCCGCTGGCCGCCCTCCCCGAGGCGCTCGACGCGGTCCACCCCGACCACCGCGAACGGTACGGCCGGGTGCTCGCCCCCGACTGGCATCCGGGCCTGGCCACCGAGTTCAACGGGGCGGTGTGGCCGTGCCTCGGCTCGGCGGTGTGGGCGCTGCGGACCACCTCCGGGTTCGCGCAGGCCGTACGGGCCGCCGTTGACCTGGGCGGCGACACCGACACGGTGGCGGCGGTGACCGGAACCCTGGCCGGCGCCCGGTACGGACAGGCCGAGATCCCGGTGGAGTGGACGGCCCCGCTGCACGTACCGCTGCCGGGGTTCGGGGACCGGGTCCTGGACGCGGCGGCGCTGCGGGAACTGGCTCAGCGGCTCGCGGCCGCGGGCTGACCGGCGCGCGGCTGACCGGTCGCGAGGTCGCCCGCCGCCGGGGCCAGCTCCAGGCGGCGGCCGCGGAAGGCCGCGCGCAGCCGGCGGTCGTGGGTGACGAGGATCAAGGTCGCGGTGAACCCGGCCAGGGCCGCCTCCAGTTCCTCCACCACGGCGGGGGCCAGGTGGTTCGTCGGCTCGTCCAGCATCAGCAGGTCCAGCGGCCGCGTGACCAGCCGGGCCAGCTCCAGCTTGCGCCGCTGACCGGCCGAGAGGGCGCGGACGGGTCGGGTCAGGTCCGCCGGGCGCAGCAGGCCGAGGGCGGTGACCCGGTCGGCGTACTCCGGGCCGAACACCTCGACGGTGGAACGGGGTTCGCTCACCCAGGGGTCGTCCTGCCGTAGCAGCCCGACGCGCTGCGGTACGCGCACCGCGCCTTCCCCCGGGGCGAGTTCACCGGCAAGCAGGTGCAACAGGGTCGACTTCCCGGCGCCGTTGGGGCCGGTGACCAGCAGCCGTTCGCCCGCCGCGAGCCGGAACCCGGTGGGCGCCAGCCGCCCGGGCAGCGCGAGTCCCGTCGCCTCGACGACCCCGGCGGAGCCGGCCGTGAACCGGCCGGTGAAGCTGAGCGGCCGGGGCGGCGGCGGTACCGGGTTCTCCGTCAGGCGGTGCAGTCGCTCGCGGGCCGCCCGGATCCGGCTCGCAGCGCCATGGGTGCGGGACCGGGCCCGGAACGCGCCGGCCCCGCTGAAGCCGCGCGGCAGCTTGCGGGGGATCTCGCCGAAGCGCCCGATGCTGGTCTCGGCGAGCCGCTCGGCGCGGCGGAACTCCTCGCGCCATTCCTCGTGCTCCCGCTCCCGGCGGGCGCGGTCGGCGGCGCGGGCGGTCAGGAAGCCGGCGTAGCCGTTGCCGTAACGGCGAACGGTGCGGTGGTCGTGGTCCACCTCCAGGATCGTGGTGGTGACGCGGTCGAGGAAGAGCCGGTCGTGGGTGACGGCGACGAGGGTGCCGCGGTGGGCGCGCAGCCGGTCCTCCAGCCAGCCGACGGCCTCGTCGTCGAGGTCGTTGGTGGGTTCGTCGAGCAGGAGCAGCTCCGGTTCGGCGGCGAGGGTGGCGGCGAGGGCGAGGCGGGAGCGCCGGCCACCGGAGAGCGCGGCGAGCCGGCGGTCCGGGTCGAGCGCGGTGCGTTCACCGAGGCGGCGCAGGACGGTCGCGACCCGGCGCTCGGCGTCGCGGCCGCCGCGCGCCTCGTAGGCCGCGAGGAGGTCTCCGTAGGCGGCGAGCCCGTCGGGGCCGGCCTGCCGCAGTTGCGCCTCGGCGGTGCGGATGCGGCGTTCCAGGGCCCGCAGGTCGGCGAGGGCGAGGTCGATCACGTCGCCGACGCGGGCGGTCGGGGGGAGGTCGAGCGCCTGCGCGAGGTGCCCGACCCCGCCGGGCGCGGTGACGGCGACCCGCCCGTGGTCGGGCCGTTCGGCGCCCGCGAGGAGCCGGAGCAGGGTGGACTTCCCCGATCCGTTGTCCCCGACGACACCGACCCGCTCGCCGGGCCGGACCGTACGGCTGACGCGGTCCAGGACGACGTGGGTGCCGTAGCGCTTGGTGACGTCGGACAGGACGATCTGGGTGGCGGCAAGTGGAGCACGCAAGGGCAATCCCTCTCCTCGACGGCAACGTGAAGAGACGAACCGTCTCGTCTCGTGACGACCTTAAACGAAGACCAGGAGCCATCGCAAGACGTTTCGTCTCGTCAGCGCGAGCGCGTGCATGCGCGTGCGCGCGCGGATCACCCGACGGGCGCGTTCTCCCCGACGAGCAGCCGGCCCTCGGCGTATCCGAGCGCGGCGGCCGGGAGCTGCGACGGGCGGCCGCTGAGCAGCACGGTCAGTGCGCCGGTACGGGGCAGACCGGGCTCCGGCAGTGCGCCGAAGCGGCGCAACGCCTGGACGGCGACCGGTTCGGCGGAGCCGTGGAAGACGAGCTCGGTGCCGCCGGTCCGCTGGGCCAGGGCGGCCCGGATGGGCTCCTCGACCAGCTCGTAGTGCGTGCAGCCGAGCACCACGTCGGTGACGTCCGGCGGGGTCAGCGCGGCGGCCGCGGCGACGGCCCGTACGACCGCCTCCTCGTTCCCGTACTCGACGGCGTCCGCGAGACCGGGGCACGGCACCTCGGTCACCTGGACCCCGGCGGCGAAGTCCCGGATCAGCCCGCGCTGGTAGGGGCTGCCGGTGGTGGCGGGGGTGGCCCAGATCGCCACCCGGCCGCCGGAGGCCGCGGCGGGCTTGATCGCCGGCACGGTCCCGATGACGGGGATCCCCGGCTCCAGCTCGGCCCGCAGGTTCGGCAGGCTGTGCACGGAGGCGGTGTTGCAGGCCACGATCAGCGCGTCGGGGCGGTGCGCGGCGGCGGCCCGTGCGACGGCGACGGCCCGCTCGGTGAGGTCGGCGGGGGTACGCGGCCCCCACGGCATTCCGTCGGGGTCGGAGGAGAGAACCAGATCGGCATCCGGCCGCAGCCGCCGCATCGCGGCAGCCGCCGCGAGGAGGCCGATCCCGGAGTCCATGAGGGCGATCTTCACCTGGTCACCTTAATCGACCGGACCCGAAACCCCAGCTTTCCCCACCCCCGGCGCCCTCGTCCCCGCCGGCCCGTCCCGGCCCCGCGGCAATCCCAGCCCCGTCGGCGTTTGAGGCGCGGGGTCCGGGGCCGCGCCCCGGCAGCGGCGCCGCACCCGACACCCCACCACCCGGCCCCGCCGACCCCGCCGGCCCGTCCCGGCCCCGCCGGAATCCCAGCCCCGTCGGCGTTTGAGGCGCGGGGTCCGGGGCCGCGCCCCGGCAGCGGCGCCGCACGGGCGGGGATCCGTCGGCGGGACACCCCCGAGGAGCGAGACACGCGCCCCCCGCTTCGGCACACTGCCGCAATGGGCCTCCTCACCACCGCCGCCTACGTCTCCCTCGCCGCCTGGCTCTGGCTCACCCTCGCCCAGGGCATGTTCTGGCGCACCGACGTCCGCCTCCCCCCGCGCACCGCCCCCGCCCACTGGCCCTCCGTCGCCATCGTCGTCCCGGCCAGGGACGAGGCCGAGGTGCTGCCACGCAGCCTGCCTTCCCTGCTCGCCCAGGACTATCCCGGCGACGCCGAGGTGATCCTGGTCGACGACGGCAGTACGGACGGCACCGCCGCCCTCGCCCTCCGCCTCGCCGCCGCACACCCCGGACTCCC
This genomic window contains:
- a CDS encoding ATP-binding protein, giving the protein MNWLIHDYRESDLAAVVHLIDTTAELGQESVFSLAECISALTDRQPCVVAVHQGVPIGAALACVTGERAWVMRIAIAAGWRGRGLASALLVELERRLIAARVGRIAYVLPEEDLLGEGLLNAGYTRQPAVAYFEKTEPLHGPAAGLLDDLGGRFLANDLWTKVAGMETEKDLIERRVVLPLAEPERAAAHGVQPPRAITLFGPPGTGKTTFARAIASRLGWPFVELLPSRLADEGNLAAALRTAFARIAELERVLVFIDEVEEIAPVRTEPAQPGGIHGVTNELLKLIPGFREGGERLLVCATNSIRSLDPAFLRPGRFDYLIPIGTPDAGARAAIWGRYTAGRADVDVAALVAASELFTPADIEHAARIAAQVSFERDLEAVGARGAAAAQLGASTADYLAAVAQCRPTVTPAMTGEFAADITAHARF
- a CDS encoding serine protease, which codes for MIQHLLPRACDIARTPRRRASTILPALAAVAALLSVPDASAAPALGVTAQAAPSAAAARVGPLFEGSLDGGHFCTASVVRSDYGDVIATAAHCLDGLDDPENTVFAPGYHDGVAPYGLWRITGSHIAPGWTEGEDPNDDIAFATVAPLGGAEGQNVQDLVGGFPMAVTRSADPTVTVLGYPSSRETPLRCANVTSLLSDSQRRIDCPALSGGTSGSPWLVGGAVAGVLGGYEGGGTDPDVSYSAVLGEEALDLYREVAVSQD
- a CDS encoding NUDIX domain-containing protein, coding for MSTPEFIREIRATAGKRLLLLPGVTAVVLDDGGRVLLGRRSDTGRWSVIGGIAEPGEQPAETAVREVYEETAVRCVPERVVLVQMLAPVTYPNGDVCQFQDITFRCRATGGEARANDHESLEVAWFERDALPPLEPFALDRIDRALRDEPTWFEAPAQIAQ
- the lnt gene encoding apolipoprotein N-acyltransferase, with translation MSSSVTRAAGNEPPQPSAAASTDLAPEPGTGVEPPVGERSATGSRAVARFARPVLAVLAGALLYASFPPRPLWWLAPFALALLAGCLHGRRARAGFGLGFLFGLGYLLPLLVWTSEGVGPVPWLALVTLEALLIGLTGLGIALVSRLPGRPLWAAAVWIAGEALRARAPFGGFPWGKLAFGQADGLFLPLAALGGTPLLSFAVVLCGFGLYEALRIARDHPRRATAVLAALTVAAPIGAALAARPLVSDSAEDGTAVAAVIQGNVPRAGFDFNAQRRAVLDNHAKRTIELAEDVKAGRAPKPDFVVWPENSSDIDPFTQPDAYEVIDKAVKAIGVPVAIGSVLAPDTGPLRNTMILWDPVKGPTDTYDKRKIQPFGERMPMRSFVRIFSADVDRVRRDFGPGKEPGVFDMAGSGVGMVTCYEAAFDDAVRSTVRAGAQVIAVPSNNATFGRSQMTYQQLAMDRIRAVEHSRTVLVPVTSGVSAVIRPDGTIVAQTEMFTADALVAEIPLRSTETPATRFGPLPEYVLLAIAGGGLGWVLTRRIRSRRAAGPQAPTAS
- a CDS encoding VOC family protein; this encodes MTTHEAVQTAVPERYRTAVVSHVMVSDADAAISFYTEAFGATEEFRLGHPEGGVMHAEIRIAGAVLMLGDVSEGPFAAPSALGGTSVALHVFVPDVDALTRRAVAAGAELVRAPEDQFHGDRNVILRDPFGHVWVFMTHLEDLSEEELARRLAQAQAQAQP
- a CDS encoding ADP-ribosylglycohydrolase family protein, which produces MTRLDRAVGAVLGSAVGDALGAPYEFGPAGELTARGAEMCAGGGWDPGEATDDTQMAVLVGESLLEHGGLELPDAFGRFQRWAAGHPKDIGLQTEDVLTNGQPWDLAAAVHFQVNSRAAGNGSLMRASTSAVYFAAAGRDESMDAARRISALTHGDRAAWEGTAILHELVRVCLDGSDPLAALPEALDAVHPDHRERYGRVLAPDWHPGLATEFNGAVWPCLGSAVWALRTTSGFAQAVRAAVDLGGDTDTVAAVTGTLAGARYGQAEIPVEWTAPLHVPLPGFGDRVLDAAALRELAQRLAAAG
- a CDS encoding ATP-binding cassette domain-containing protein, producing the protein MRAPLAATQIVLSDVTKRYGTHVVLDRVSRTVRPGERVGVVGDNGSGKSTLLRLLAGAERPDHGRVAVTAPGGVGHLAQALDLPPTARVGDVIDLALADLRALERRIRTAEAQLRQAGPDGLAAYGDLLAAYEARGGRDAERRVATVLRRLGERTALDPDRRLAALSGGRRSRLALAATLAAEPELLLLDEPTNDLDDEAVGWLEDRLRAHRGTLVAVTHDRLFLDRVTTTILEVDHDHRTVRRYGNGYAGFLTARAADRARREREHEEWREEFRRAERLAETSIGRFGEIPRKLPRGFSGAGAFRARSRTHGAASRIRAARERLHRLTENPVPPPPRPLSFTGRFTAGSAGVVEATGLALPGRLAPTGFRLAAGERLLVTGPNGAGKSTLLHLLAGELAPGEGAVRVPQRVGLLRQDDPWVSEPRSTVEVFGPEYADRVTALGLLRPADLTRPVRALSAGQRRKLELARLVTRPLDLLMLDEPTNHLAPAVVEELEAALAGFTATLILVTHDRRLRAAFRGRRLELAPAAGDLATGQPRAGQPAAASR
- a CDS encoding glutamate racemase — its product is MKIALMDSGIGLLAAAAAMRRLRPDADLVLSSDPDGMPWGPRTPADLTERAVAVARAAAAHRPDALIVACNTASVHSLPNLRAELEPGIPVIGTVPAIKPAAASGGRVAIWATPATTGSPYQRGLIRDFAAGVQVTEVPCPGLADAVEYGNEEAVVRAVAAAAALTPPDVTDVVLGCTHYELVEEPIRAALAQRTGGTELVFHGSAEPVAVQALRRFGALPEPGLPRTGALTVLLSGRPSQLPAAALGYAEGRLLVGENAPVG